In Streptomyces sclerotialus, one genomic interval encodes:
- the typA gene encoding translational GTPase TypA, giving the protein MPTRHDIRNVAIVAHVDHGKTTLVDAMLKQAGAFAAHAAENLDERMMDSNDLEREKGITILAKNTAVKYHPKDGGDPITINIIDTPGHADFGGEVERGLSMVDAVVLLVDASEGPLPQTRFVLRKALAAKMPVILCINKTDRPDSRIAEVVDETYDLFLDLDADEDQIEFPIVYACARDGIASLTKPEDGTVPADSTNLEPFFTTLLETAPAPEYDEEAPLQAHVTNLDADNFLGRIALLRVEQGELKKGQTVAWIKRDGTIQNVRITELLMTEALTRKPAEKAGPGDICAVAGIPDIMIGETLADPENPVALPLITVDEPAISMTIGTNTSPLVGRGGTGKGADAKAAVKDRKVTARQVKDRLDRELIGNVSLRVLDTERPDAWEVQGRGELALAILVEQMRREGFEMTIGKPQVVTKEVDGKTYEPVERMTIDVPEEHMGAVTQLMGTRKGRMDNMSNHGSGWVRMEFVVPSRGLIGFRTEFLTNTRGTGIAHSIHEGHEPWFGTLQTRNNGSLVADRAGAVTAFAMTNLQERGVLFVEPGTEVYEGMIVGENSRSDDMDVNITKEKKLTNMRSSTADVAESIVPPRKLSLEQSLEFCRDDECVEVTPEAVRIRKVNLDARERARAASRAKHN; this is encoded by the coding sequence ATGCCCACGCGCCACGACATTCGTAACGTCGCCATCGTCGCCCACGTCGACCACGGCAAGACAACCCTTGTCGACGCCATGCTCAAGCAGGCGGGAGCCTTCGCCGCGCACGCCGCCGAGAACCTCGACGAGCGCATGATGGACTCCAACGACCTGGAGCGTGAGAAGGGCATCACGATCCTCGCCAAGAACACGGCGGTGAAGTACCACCCCAAGGACGGCGGGGACCCGATCACGATCAACATCATCGACACCCCCGGCCACGCCGACTTCGGTGGCGAGGTCGAGCGCGGCCTGTCGATGGTCGACGCGGTCGTGCTGCTGGTCGACGCGTCCGAGGGCCCGCTGCCGCAGACCCGCTTCGTGCTGCGCAAGGCGCTGGCCGCGAAGATGCCGGTCATCCTCTGCATCAACAAGACCGACCGGCCGGACTCCCGGATCGCCGAGGTCGTCGACGAGACGTACGACCTCTTCCTGGACCTGGACGCGGACGAGGACCAGATCGAGTTCCCGATCGTCTACGCCTGCGCCCGCGACGGCATCGCCTCGCTGACCAAGCCGGAGGACGGCACCGTCCCGGCGGACAGCACCAACCTGGAGCCGTTCTTCACCACGCTGCTGGAGACCGCCCCGGCCCCCGAGTACGACGAGGAGGCCCCGCTCCAGGCGCACGTCACCAACCTCGACGCGGACAACTTCCTCGGCCGTATCGCGCTGCTCCGCGTCGAGCAGGGTGAGCTGAAGAAGGGCCAGACCGTCGCGTGGATCAAGCGTGACGGCACGATCCAGAACGTCCGCATCACCGAGCTGCTGATGACCGAGGCGCTCACCCGCAAGCCGGCCGAGAAGGCGGGCCCGGGCGACATCTGCGCGGTCGCCGGTATCCCCGACATCATGATCGGCGAGACGCTGGCCGACCCGGAGAACCCGGTCGCGCTGCCGCTGATCACGGTCGACGAGCCCGCGATCTCGATGACCATCGGTACGAACACCTCGCCGCTGGTCGGCCGCGGCGGCACCGGCAAGGGCGCGGACGCCAAGGCCGCGGTCAAGGACCGCAAGGTCACCGCGCGTCAGGTCAAGGACCGGCTGGACCGCGAGCTGATCGGTAACGTCTCGCTGCGCGTGCTGGACACCGAGCGCCCCGACGCCTGGGAGGTGCAGGGCCGCGGTGAGCTGGCGCTGGCCATCCTGGTCGAGCAGATGCGCCGCGAGGGCTTCGAGATGACCATCGGCAAGCCGCAGGTGGTCACCAAGGAGGTCGACGGCAAGACCTACGAGCCGGTCGAGCGGATGACCATCGACGTGCCCGAGGAGCACATGGGCGCCGTCACGCAGCTCATGGGCACCCGCAAGGGCCGGATGGACAACATGTCCAACCACGGCTCCGGCTGGGTCCGCATGGAGTTCGTCGTCCCGTCGCGCGGTCTGATCGGCTTCCGTACCGAGTTCCTGACCAACACCCGCGGTACGGGCATCGCGCACTCCATCCACGAGGGCCACGAGCCGTGGTTCGGCACCCTGCAGACCCGTAACAACGGTTCGCTGGTCGCCGACCGCGCCGGCGCGGTCACCGCGTTCGCGATGACCAACCTCCAGGAGCGCGGCGTGCTCTTCGTGGAGCCGGGCACCGAGGTGTACGAGGGCATGATCGTCGGCGAGAACAGCCGCTCCGACGACATGGACGTCAACATCACCAAGGAGAAGAAGCTCACGAACATGCGGTCCTCGACGGCCGATGTCGCCGAGTCGATCGTCCCGCCGCGCAAGCTCTCCCTGGAGCAGTCGCTGGAGTTCTGCCGCGACGACGAGTGCGTCGAGGTGACCCCGGAGGCGGTCCGCATCCGCAAGGTGAACCTGGACGCCCGCGAGCGCGCCCGCGCCGCGTCCCGCGCCAAGCACAACTGA